Genomic window (Longimicrobiales bacterium):
TCAGCGACTCGCGCGGGCGGAGCTGAAGCGCGGCAACCTGGATGCCTCGCTGCGCGCGCTGCGTCGTGCCGAAGCGCTCGACGACGCGAATGCGCGCGTGAAGTTCATGATCGGCGAGGTGCAGTATCAGCGGGGGCTGAGCGTTGATGCGCGCGAGCCGCTCGAGCGTGCCATTGCACTCGACCCGGGTCTCGCGGACGCCTATCACCTGCTGGCCTTCGTCTACGGCGATCTCGGTGACAACGACCGCGCGACGAAGACCGCGACGCGGGCCGCCGAACTGAATCCGAGCTATGCCAAGGCGGAGGCGGGGCTGTCGCTCGACAGCTACAGCACGGCACGGTATGAGGAGCTGGTGGGCGACCGTACCGGGAGTCAGCCGGAAGTCGCGGCGGGCGGAGAGCTCGCGCACTACAACCTCGGTCTGGCGTTCCGTCAGAAGGCGCTGTACGACGAGGCGCTGCGCGAGTTCCGGCTCGCGACGGAGCGCGGCGAGGACCTGTTCCTGGTGCAGCAGGCGCAGGCGGAGATGATGCTGCTGCGCGGTGACAGTGCGGAATCCGTCGAGCTGTACCGATCGCTCATCGAGCACGAGCCGGGCAGCCCGAAGCTGTGGAACGAGCTCGGCGTCGCGAAGCATCAGACCGGTGCGCTCGACCAGGCCGAGGAAGCGTATCGGCGGTCCCTCGAGATCGACCCGGGCTATGCCCTCGCCTGGAACAACCTGGCGGTCGTGCGCCATCACCGGTCCGCCGCCGACGCGGAAGAGGCTTTCCGGGCCGCGCTGAAGGAAGGGCGGGCACTCGGTGACGCCTGGCGCAATTTCGCTCTCCTGCTGCACCGTCAGAGCCGGCGCGAAGAGAGCCTGGAGGCGTATGGGGCCGCGCTCGAGGCGGATCCGGCGTCTGCACAGGCGTATACGGGCAGCGGCATCCTGCTGCTGGAGATGGGCCGCGCCGAGGAGGCGCGCGAGCGGCTGCTGCGTGCGATCGAGCTGGATCCGAACCTCGCGGAAGCGCGCTACCACCTGGCGTTCACTCTCTCAGCGCTCGGTGACTACACCGGTGCACTGCGTGAGACCAAGAACGCGCTGGATCTGAATCCGTACATCCCGACACCGCGGTTCCGGCTCCTGATCGACCTCCAGTATGAGGATGCCAGCGTGCTGGCACCGGAGCTGGATGTTGCCTCGCGCGTGGCGGGTGGTGATGTCATTGAGAGCTTCAACTTCAATCCTGACGCGCTCGACTCGCTGTTCGGCGGTGATGGCGACACGCCCGCGGCTGCGCCCGGGGCCTCGTCACAGGACTCGGTCGGCGATGGTCGCGAGCTGCTCGATGCCGCGCGCCAGGCGATGGATCGCGGCATGCTCGAGCTGGCTACGGCCGAAGCACAGCGCGCCGGGATATCCGGAGCGCCGCGCATTGACGCCCTGCTGCTCCAGGGTGAGATCTTCCTGCGCCGCGGTCTGTCCGGGGAAGCGGTGGACCGGTTCAATGACGCGTTGGCGGAGATCACGCGAACCGACGTCAGCGACCACGACGGTCTATTGCGCCAGGCACTGCATGGCGCCGCGCGTTCCCTGCTCGACCTGGGGCGCATGGCCGAGGCCGTGGAGGCGGCGGAGCGCCTGTGCGAGCTCGCGCCCGGCGATGTCGAGGCCCTGCGCACACTGGGCGGCGTGCTCGGGCGAGTGGAGGACTTCGCGCGTGCCGCGCTGGTTCTGGAGCAGGCGCGGCAGGCTGCGCCCGACGACGTGCACCTGCTGACGGAGCTCGGCGCGGCGTACGCCGCGGCGGGGAATCACGAGCGTGCGCAGTCGACATTGCGCCGGGCCATTGCGAACGATGCAATGGCAGTAGCTGCACGGACGACGCTCGCGGGCGTGCTCGTGATGGAAGGCCGTCTGGAGGAGGCGGAGAATGAGTATCGCGCCGCGCTTCGTGTGCTGCCGAGCTATGGCGAGGCGGCGTTCGGGCTGACCGACCTGCTGGAGCGGCGCGGCCGAAGGCGTGATGCGCTGAATGTGCTCATCGATCTGCTCACGACAGATCCATACGCGATGGATGGACTGATGCGGCTGGCCGGCATTCTGGCGGAGGCGGGACACACGAACGAGGCGCGGCAGGCATATCGTCGCGTGCTGCGGTTCCAGCCGGACAATGAGGGAGCGGCCGTCGCATTGCGCGACCTCGGAGCCGAGAGCTGATCGATGGCGATCGAGGGGGCGCTCGCGGAGCTGAGCATCCAGGACGTGCTTCAGCTGCTCGAGCTGGCGCACAAGACGGGTGTACTGACGGTCCGGTCCGAGCGACTGAATGACGAAGCGATCGTCCATCTGTCGCGCGGTGCCATCGTGTTCGCCGTGCGGCGGCGCTCCACGCGGCGGCTCGGTCAGCTGCTGATTCGTGCGGGCAAGCTGACGCAGCGCGAGCTGGATCGTGCCCTCGAGCTGCAGCGCACCGATCCCACGCGGCGACTCGCCGAGATTCTGCTCGAGATGGGCAGTGTGGTCGAGGAGGAGCTGGAGCGTCAACTCCGGTTTCAGATGGAGGAGACGATCTATGAGGTCATGCCGTGGGATGAGGGGTACTTCAAGTTCGAGGAGCGCGGCGAGATCGGGGAGCAGCGGCTGCTGGCGCGCGTGCGCGTCGAATCTCTGCTCATGGAAGGCGCGCGCCGGATCGACGAGTGGACCCGGCTCGAGGCAAAGGTTCCGAGTCCCGAAGCAGTGCCGCTGCTCGCGGCCAACGCGGAGCGGGAGATGACTCCGCTGGAGCTGCGGTCCGACGAGTGGGAGGTGCTGGCGGAGATTGACGGTGAGCGCGACGTGCGCCAGCTGGCGGCGGATCTCGGCCGCTCCGCGTTCGATGTCGCGAAGATCGTTTACGGCCTGGTGAGCACCGGCGTACTGGAGGTGACCGAGCGGCTGACGCGGATCCCGGAACTGGAGCTGAAAGGCGCGGTGGCGGACGTGGAGACGCTGCTCGAGGCCGGCCGCGCCGAAGAGGCGCAGAAGCTGGCGGCACAGCTCGAGACATCGTTTCCGGAGCGCGCCGATCTGGCCGTGCTGTCGGGACGGGCACTTGTCGCGCAGAACCGGATGCGGGCCGCGACCGAATCGTTCTCGCGCGCGGTCGGGCTCGACCCGCTGGCCATGGATGCGCATTACCTGCTCGGCTTCGCGGCGATTCGCACGGGCGAGCTCGAGCGGGCGACAAAGGCATGGGAGACGTTCCTGCGGCTGGCGCCGAACGGTGAGCCGAGACAGCTCGCCGCTCAGGCACTGGCTTCGCTGCGCGCGCTGACGCAGGTGGTGCGGCGCGTGATGACGAATTGAGACGATGAAAGTACCGGCACAGGCAGACATGCAGCGCTGGAGCGAGGAGGTGGCGCGCGATCCGCGCTCGCTCGCGTTTCTTCCCCTGGCACGGGCCTATCGCAAGCAGGGCCTGCGCGATGCGTCACTGCAGCTATGTCTGCGCGGGCTGGAGGCCCATCCGAATCACATCGAAGGACACGGCCTGCTCGCCATGCTGTACCTCGATGCCGGTGACCACCAGAAGGCCGCGGACGAATGGTCGATGGTACTGCGCGTGGACACCGAGAACTTCGAGGCGCTGCGCGGCATGGGATTCTGCTTCCTCGAGCAGGACCGACTGAGCCGGGCCCGCCAGATGCTCGAGCGCGCCGCCCTCATCCGGCCGGCCGATCCGACGGTCCAGGAGGCGCTGCGCGTGCTCGGCACGCGGCAGGAGATCGCCGAGAAAGGCCTGTCGTCGTCGACCGACGTCGCGTTCAGCGACGACCCGTGGTCGGCCTACGACAGCGGGCCGGTCTTCATGTTCGACCCCGGCGAGGGCGATGCCGGGGCGGGGAGCGGCGCCGAACCAGCCGATACGCCGGAGGAGACTGCCGTGCCGGCGCAGAGCGAGCCGGCTCGTGCGCCCGTCCCGCGCGCCGTCCCGCTGACGGGTCCCCTTCCGCTGGACCCGACACTTCTGTTCGATGATCTGCTCAGCGCCGGTCCGCTGCTGGGGGCGTTGCTGGTCGACGTGAACGGGCTGGTGCTGGCGGGACGCCTGACGGAGGCGATGCGCGGCGATTCGGCCATCCTCGGCGCCGTACTGGGCGGTGCGATCGGTGAGGCGACAAGAACGTCGCATCACCTGGCACTGGGGACATGGCGCGGAATCCTGCTCGATTCGCAGCATGCGCTGTTGCACCTGGCTCCGGCGGGCAACGACGCGGTGATGGTCCTGGCCGCACGGCGCGACGCGCCCGCAGGCTGGGTGATGCGTGCATCGGCGCATGCGATCGGGCAGGCGCAGCAGTACATGGAGGAGTACGCATGAACCAGCTCATGAGTGCAGCCGTGGAGCGCGTCAGCAGGGTGGCGGGTGTACGCGGTGTGCTGCTTGTCGAGAGTGAGGCGGGCGTTCCAGTGGTGTCGGAGCTGCGCGAGGGCGTGAATGAGACGGCCGTGGCAGCGCTCGCCGCGTCGCTGTTCCGTCGCACCTCGGCCGCGAGTGAGACGGCCGATTTCGGCCGGCTCAATACTCTGCAGCTGGAAGCGGACGATGGTCATGTCGTCGCGGTGGATGCGGGGGATCTCATCCTGGTGGTGATCGCGGAGCGCGATGCACAGCTCGGCCTGGTTCGCTACGAGGCTCATCGCGCGGCGGAATCGCTGGCATGAGAGGCGCCGAGCTGCCGCGCCTGGTCGACGCGCTGCGCGGTCCGATCCGGGTATTCGTGCGCGAGTCGCGCGCGCGCATCGCGCTGCTCGTCAGCGGCGCCGGCCAGGTGCTGGCACAGCATGGCTTCGCACGCGGCTACCATGTGATGAACGTGGCGTCGCTCGCCGCAGCGACACACGCGTCTTCGCGAGCCCTGGCGACACTGTCGGGAGCGGGACGGTGGGAGCACCTGTACCACGGCGGTCGCGAGCGGCAGCTCTTCCTGGCGCCGCTTCGTACGCCGGTCGAGGAGCTGATTCTCGTGGTCATCTTCGATGCCGACTCATCGCTCGGCATTGTCAGGCTGTTCTATGAGAATCTCGAAAAGGAAGTTGCGGCGCTGCCGGAGTTTCAGGACAGACCGGACCGCGCCGACCATGCGAGCTTCGAGCAGGATCTCGAGGCGGGCCTGGAGTATACGTCCCCGGAAGCAGCAAGCGAGGACTGATGTCGCTGGTCAACTACTCCACTCGGGAGATCACCTGCAAGATCGTCTATTACGGTCCCGGCCGGTCGGGCAAGACGAGCAATCTGCAATACGTGCACAGCTATGTGCCAGAGGAGCGCAAGGGACCGATGGTCTCGCTGGCAACGGAGACCGATCGTACGCTGTTCTTCGATTTCCTGCCCCTCGACCTGGGCACCATTTCCGGGTTCCGCACGCGCATGCAGCTCTACACGGTGCCCGGCCAGGTTTACTACAATGCGACACGCAGACTCGTGCTGCGCGGCGCGGACGGTGTGGTGTTCGTGGCGGACTCGCAGCCGGAGCAGTGGGACGAGAACATCGAGAGCCTGCGCAACCTGCACGAGAACCTGCTCGGGGAAGACATCGACCTGAAGACGTTTCCGATGGTCATCCAGTACAACAAGCGTGACCTGCCGGGCGTGCTGCCGATCGCGCAGCTCGATGATACACTCAACTTCCGCGGCGTACCCGCGTTCCCCGCGGCCGCGGTGACGGGTGAGGGTGTGTTCGACACGCTGAAGTCCGCGAGCAAGCTGGTCCTGCAGAGCCTGTCGCGCAGGTTCGGTCAGGAGATAAGGCATCCTTGACAGTGACTGCGTCATGACGCCCGACAGCATGTCGCTCGGGCTCGACCCGCGGAACACGTTCGACAGCTATATCGTCGGCACGGCCAACCGTCTCGCGGCGGCTGCCGCGAAGCGTGTCGCGGAAGCGCCGGGCGCTGCCTACAACCCGCTGTTCCTGTATGCGGAGTCCGGCCTGGGCAAAACGCACCTGATCATGGCGATCGGCAATCACATCCATCGCGTGCACGAGAACATCGAGGTCGTTTACGACACGCTCGAGCACCTGATGGAAGGCGTGATGGAGGCCATCCAGGCAGGTGATCGCGATGCGTTCCGTGCTCGTCTGCGCGGCGCATCGGTGCTGCTGCTCGACGACGTGCAGTTCCTGGCCGGTCGGCGCGGTGCTCAGGAGGAGCTGTTGCGCTCGTGGGACGCGCTGACCGCCCGGGGCGGACAGGTCGTGCTCGCGAGCGATCGGCCGCCGGCGGAGATCGACGGGCTCGATCAGCGGCTGCTGTCACGGTTCTCGGGTGGCCTCATGGCGGACCTGAGCGTGCCGGACTACGAGACGCGCGTCGCCATCGCGCGCCACAAGGCCGAGGAGCGTGGGCACCTGCTGTCGGCGGGCGTGGCCGAGGCGCTGGCAAAGCATGCCTTCGGCAACGTGCGCGAGTTGCAGGGCGCGCTGAACCGGATCATCGCGGTGCAGGAGCTCGACCGGCGGCCGGTGAGTGCAGAAGAGGTGGCTGACCTGCTGGGCCGGCCTGCGGAGCTTAGCGGCCGCGACGAGTTCGGTTCGTTCATGGAGGAGGTCACGGGCACGCTCGGCCAGGCGATCCCTCCCGCGACACCCGAGCAGCGGATCGCCGATGCGGTCCTGCGGTGGGAGGCTGAAGGGTACCGGACGCGGAAGCTCGAGGCGGTGCTCGATGAGGAGCTGACGGACGAGGCGGCCGACGAGCTGCTGGCAAACTTCGAGGAGACGGTCACCCGGCTGCGCGACATTGCGGCGAAGATCCGTGAGCTCGATCCGGCCGCGTCGGAGCTTTCACGCCTCGACGTGCTGCGCAATCCCGATCGTATCGAGGAGGCGGAGTCCATCCTCGAGCAGGTGCGCGAACGCATGCGTCCGCTTCCGCCGGCGCCCGACGAGCCGCGCTTCGAGCAGCTGACACTCGATCGCGAGCTGCTGGCCGTCAGGGCGGCGCGCGCCGTCGCGCAGCAGCCGGGTGACCGCTACAACCCCTTCTTCGTCCACGCGCCGGCGGGTGCTGGCAAGACATCGCTCGTCACGGCACTCGCGCTGCTCTTCAGGGAACGGGATCGCGACGCCGAGATCGGGTTCCTCACGGGTGAGGACTTCGCGGCCGAACTGATCGGCGCCCTGAAGCGCAATCAGGTCGACAGCTGGCGTGCGCGCTACCGCCGGGCGCGACTTCTCATCATCGATGGCATCGACCCGCTGGGGCAGACGGAGCGCGCGCAGGAGGAGCTGTTCCATTTCTTCGATAATGCCCGGCGCGCCGGTGTGCAGCTCGTCTTCACTGCGGACCGGCCGCCGCACGAGCTCAGTGGATTCGAGGACCGTCTGCGGACACGGCTGGAAAGCGGCCTGGTGGTGGACCTGAAGCCGTCGGCGCCGGATGAGAGGCTGGGCGCGGAGCTCGATGAGGTCGCAGAGAACGAGGGGGCTGGCGAGCCGGACCTCCAGGTCGATGACTGGTTCCTGAACCGCGAGAAGCTGCTGTGGCATTGGCCCTACCTGCAGGACAGTCTCGTGCAGGATCTGGAGTAGCATGGCGATCAAGGGCAGTCTCAAGGAAGCGAGCCTGGCGGACGTATGCCAGCTCCTCGCGCTCGGTCAGAAGTCCGGCTGCCTCTCCGTGGCGGATGGCTCGCGTTTCGGTCAGATCTATTTCGAGCGCGGCCGCATCACGTACGCCCGTATCGTCAACCGTCGCGACCGGCTGGGTGACATTCTGGTCAGGGAGGGCGTGCTGGCACAGCGCCAGCTCGAGCAGGTCCTCGAGCACCAGGCCCGTGAGCCCGATCGCCGGGTGGGCGAGCTTCTCGTTTCCTACAATCACATAACGAAGTCGGAGCTGAAGCATTACATCCGGCTGCAGATCGAAGAGGCGATCTACCACCTGTTCACGTGGTCGCGCGGCAACTTCTTCTTCGAGCCCGACGCCACGCCGGATGAAGCGGATTTCGTCGTCACGATCAATCCGGAGAGCCTGCTGCTCGAGGCCGCTCGTCGCGTCGACGAGTGGAGCATGATCGAGAAGAAGATCCCGTCGCTCGATCTGCTGTTCGACGTCGAGCATGATCGCGTGCGTGCTTCCCATGTGCAGCTGACGCCCGAACAGGAGCAGATCCTGCCGCTGGTCGATGGAACGCGGACCGTGCAGGAGGTCGCGGATCAGACACGGCTCGCGGAGTTCGATGTCGGCAAGGCGCTGTTCGGTCTGATCCAGGCCGGCTTCGCCCATCGCGTGGGGCGCAAGGCCGAAGAAACGGTGCGCGGGCGCGAGGCTGAGCTGCAGGAGCGACGGAATCTCGGCGTCGCATTCTACCGTACGGGAATGCTCGAGGATGCGTCCCGCGAATTCGATCGAGTGCTCGAGCTGGACGACCGCGACTTCGTCGCACGCTACCACCTCGCTCTCATCGGCATGCGTGAGCAGCGGTATCGTGATGTGGTGCGCCAGCTCCGGCTGCTGCTCGAGGAGCGCGGTGCGCACTACGGCGCATTCGTGAACATGGCCCTCGCCCTTCGCTGGCTCGAGCGGCCGGCCGACGCGCTGCTCGTGCTCGACGAGGCGGAGGCCGTGAAGCCGGGCATGGCAGCGACGGAGCTCGCGCGCGGCATCGCTCTGCTCCATACCGGGCGCTACTTCCAGGCGCGCTCGGCATTCGATGAATATCGCGCGCGACTGAAACCGGATACGCGACCCGCCGCGGACTACTTCTACTTCGGCGCGCTCAACCTGGCCGCGATGGATCAGCTGAACGAAGCGGAAGCGCTGGTCGCGCAGGGCCTCGACAGCTATTCGGATTCGGCACCGCTGCTGCTGCTGCTGGGTGTCATCAGCGAGCGGCGCGGCGACCTCGAGAACGCCGACCGCTCGTATCGGCACGCGCTCGATGAGGACCCGACGCTCGCACAGGCGCACAAGAACCTCGGCGATGTGGCGTACCGCCGCGCGTCGCATGAAGAGTCGCTCCAGCACTACCTGCGCGCCGCGGAGCTGGATCCGCGCCTCGGCGATGACGTGTTCGCCCGCATCGGTAACCTCTACTACAAGGCTCGCAGCTTCGATTCAGCCGTGCAGTACTGGCAGAAGGCGCTGCAGCTGAATCCTGACAACGCGATCGTCCGCAATAATCTGGAGATCGTCGCCAATGCTTCCGGGTGAGCGGCCACGACCGGGCACCAGGCAGCAGGACAGCGCGCACGCATCCCGACCGGCCCCCGCGGACGGCAGTGAGCGCCTGCTCACGCCGGTGCCTCCGCTTCCGCTCGCCCACGGCGACCTGAGTGAGACCGACGCCGCCGAACTGCGTGCGCTGAAGCAGCAGATCCAGTCGAGCGTGGGGTTTTCCTGCAACGGTTACAAGGAGCGCTGTCTGCGGCGCCGCATCGCCGTACGGATGCGAGCACGGGGCGTGCACACATACCGCGATTACGGGACGCTTCTGAGTGCCGATGGCGCCGAGTACGAGCGGCTGGTGGACACGCTGACGATCAATGTGAGCAAGTTCTACCGCAATCCCGAAGTGTGGGAGATGCTGACACGCCGAATACTGCCGGATCTGTGTGCGCGGCCCGATCCGGTCATTCGCATCTGGAGTGCTGGCACCGCCAGTGGCGAGGAGGCTTACTCCGCATCGATCATGGTGCAGGAGTATGCGCAGGAGCACGGCGAGGATTGCGGCCGCTTCGACATCCTGGGAACGGACATCGATCGCG
Coding sequences:
- a CDS encoding DnaA/Hda family protein → MTPDSMSLGLDPRNTFDSYIVGTANRLAAAAAKRVAEAPGAAYNPLFLYAESGLGKTHLIMAIGNHIHRVHENIEVVYDTLEHLMEGVMEAIQAGDRDAFRARLRGASVLLLDDVQFLAGRRGAQEELLRSWDALTARGGQVVLASDRPPAEIDGLDQRLLSRFSGGLMADLSVPDYETRVAIARHKAEERGHLLSAGVAEALAKHAFGNVRELQGALNRIIAVQELDRRPVSAEEVADLLGRPAELSGRDEFGSFMEEVTGTLGQAIPPATPEQRIADAVLRWEAEGYRTRKLEAVLDEELTDEAADELLANFEETVTRLRDIAAKIRELDPAASELSRLDVLRNPDRIEEAESILEQVRERMRPLPPAPDEPRFEQLTLDRELLAVRAARAVAQQPGDRYNPFFVHAPAGAGKTSLVTALALLFRERDRDAEIGFLTGEDFAAELIGALKRNQVDSWRARYRRARLLIIDGIDPLGQTERAQEELFHFFDNARRAGVQLVFTADRPPHELSGFEDRLRTRLESGLVVDLKPSAPDERLGAELDEVAENEGAGEPDLQVDDWFLNREKLLWHWPYLQDSLVQDLE
- a CDS encoding protein-glutamate O-methyltransferase CheR, translating into MLPGERPRPGTRQQDSAHASRPAPADGSERLLTPVPPLPLAHGDLSETDAAELRALKQQIQSSVGFSCNGYKERCLRRRIAVRMRARGVHTYRDYGTLLSADGAEYERLVDTLTINVSKFYRNPEVWEMLTRRILPDLCARPDPVIRIWSAGTASGEEAYSASIMVQEYAQEHGEDCGRFDILGTDIDRDSLAYAARAEYTDFAMTDIDPELRDRWFEHDGLHRLRTEARRNVRFETLDLIRDPFPNNQHLIFCRNVIIYFERAVQEDLFRRFHEALVPGGILVLGKVEALFGSPAGLFQSLANRQRIFRRA
- a CDS encoding tetratricopeptide repeat protein: MNMQSSPSSPTTMPWSDRGDISRHPGASPRSERDLEILRALARRINPQDAGAHNNLGVVFYNKGLYDEAVSHFEHALEIDPRMQVAERNLQIAYFGTGHFERLSAELRLRLEADPTDAEARDQLARTYFNSGDLENAVRELNALLEVTPDDAAVHQRLARAELKRGNLDASLRALRRAEALDDANARVKFMIGEVQYQRGLSVDAREPLERAIALDPGLADAYHLLAFVYGDLGDNDRATKTATRAAELNPSYAKAEAGLSLDSYSTARYEELVGDRTGSQPEVAAGGELAHYNLGLAFRQKALYDEALREFRLATERGEDLFLVQQAQAEMMLLRGDSAESVELYRSLIEHEPGSPKLWNELGVAKHQTGALDQAEEAYRRSLEIDPGYALAWNNLAVVRHHRSAADAEEAFRAALKEGRALGDAWRNFALLLHRQSRREESLEAYGAALEADPASAQAYTGSGILLLEMGRAEEARERLLRAIELDPNLAEARYHLAFTLSALGDYTGALRETKNALDLNPYIPTPRFRLLIDLQYEDASVLAPELDVASRVAGGDVIESFNFNPDALDSLFGGDGDTPAAAPGASSQDSVGDGRELLDAARQAMDRGMLELATAEAQRAGISGAPRIDALLLQGEIFLRRGLSGEAVDRFNDALAEITRTDVSDHDGLLRQALHGAARSLLDLGRMAEAVEAAERLCELAPGDVEALRTLGGVLGRVEDFARAALVLEQARQAAPDDVHLLTELGAAYAAAGNHERAQSTLRRAIANDAMAVAARTTLAGVLVMEGRLEEAENEYRAALRVLPSYGEAAFGLTDLLERRGRRRDALNVLIDLLTTDPYAMDGLMRLAGILAEAGHTNEARQAYRRVLRFQPDNEGAAVALRDLGAES
- a CDS encoding tetratricopeptide repeat protein; translated protein: MKVPAQADMQRWSEEVARDPRSLAFLPLARAYRKQGLRDASLQLCLRGLEAHPNHIEGHGLLAMLYLDAGDHQKAADEWSMVLRVDTENFEALRGMGFCFLEQDRLSRARQMLERAALIRPADPTVQEALRVLGTRQEIAEKGLSSSTDVAFSDDPWSAYDSGPVFMFDPGEGDAGAGSGAEPADTPEETAVPAQSEPARAPVPRAVPLTGPLPLDPTLLFDDLLSAGPLLGALLVDVNGLVLAGRLTEAMRGDSAILGAVLGGAIGEATRTSHHLALGTWRGILLDSQHALLHLAPAGNDAVMVLAARRDAPAGWVMRASAHAIGQAQQYMEEYA
- a CDS encoding roadblock/LC7 domain-containing protein, which gives rise to MNQLMSAAVERVSRVAGVRGVLLVESEAGVPVVSELREGVNETAVAALAASLFRRTSAASETADFGRLNTLQLEADDGHVVAVDAGDLILVVIAERDAQLGLVRYEAHRAAESLA
- a CDS encoding GTPase domain-containing protein; this encodes MSLVNYSTREITCKIVYYGPGRSGKTSNLQYVHSYVPEERKGPMVSLATETDRTLFFDFLPLDLGTISGFRTRMQLYTVPGQVYYNATRRLVLRGADGVVFVADSQPEQWDENIESLRNLHENLLGEDIDLKTFPMVIQYNKRDLPGVLPIAQLDDTLNFRGVPAFPAAAVTGEGVFDTLKSASKLVLQSLSRRFGQEIRHP
- a CDS encoding DUF4388 domain-containing protein translates to MAIEGALAELSIQDVLQLLELAHKTGVLTVRSERLNDEAIVHLSRGAIVFAVRRRSTRRLGQLLIRAGKLTQRELDRALELQRTDPTRRLAEILLEMGSVVEEELERQLRFQMEETIYEVMPWDEGYFKFEERGEIGEQRLLARVRVESLLMEGARRIDEWTRLEAKVPSPEAVPLLAANAEREMTPLELRSDEWEVLAEIDGERDVRQLAADLGRSAFDVAKIVYGLVSTGVLEVTERLTRIPELELKGAVADVETLLEAGRAEEAQKLAAQLETSFPERADLAVLSGRALVAQNRMRAATESFSRAVGLDPLAMDAHYLLGFAAIRTGELERATKAWETFLRLAPNGEPRQLAAQALASLRALTQVVRRVMTN
- a CDS encoding DUF4388 domain-containing protein — its product is MAIKGSLKEASLADVCQLLALGQKSGCLSVADGSRFGQIYFERGRITYARIVNRRDRLGDILVREGVLAQRQLEQVLEHQAREPDRRVGELLVSYNHITKSELKHYIRLQIEEAIYHLFTWSRGNFFFEPDATPDEADFVVTINPESLLLEAARRVDEWSMIEKKIPSLDLLFDVEHDRVRASHVQLTPEQEQILPLVDGTRTVQEVADQTRLAEFDVGKALFGLIQAGFAHRVGRKAEETVRGREAELQERRNLGVAFYRTGMLEDASREFDRVLELDDRDFVARYHLALIGMREQRYRDVVRQLRLLLEERGAHYGAFVNMALALRWLERPADALLVLDEAEAVKPGMAATELARGIALLHTGRYFQARSAFDEYRARLKPDTRPAADYFYFGALNLAAMDQLNEAEALVAQGLDSYSDSAPLLLLLGVISERRGDLENADRSYRHALDEDPTLAQAHKNLGDVAYRRASHEESLQHYLRAAELDPRLGDDVFARIGNLYYKARSFDSAVQYWQKALQLNPDNAIVRNNLEIVANASG
- a CDS encoding roadblock/LC7 domain-containing protein; protein product: MRGAELPRLVDALRGPIRVFVRESRARIALLVSGAGQVLAQHGFARGYHVMNVASLAAATHASSRALATLSGAGRWEHLYHGGRERQLFLAPLRTPVEELILVVIFDADSSLGIVRLFYENLEKEVAALPEFQDRPDRADHASFEQDLEAGLEYTSPEAASED